A window from Kluyveromyces lactis strain NRRL Y-1140 chromosome E complete sequence encodes these proteins:
- the TRK1 gene encoding Trk1p (uniprot|Q9Y7B9 Kluyveromyces lactis trk1 Potassium transporter), whose translation MIFRKVVRNPTVQNIQIYRKTLGHQIRDIIEKLTKKIDPFVKFIFPNFIAFHYFYIIAFALLCSILIYPVKNFAYIDILFLATGAATQGGLNTVDLNELSLYQQIVLYITTALTTPIFIHSGLAFVRFYWFERYFDGIRDWSKRDFEMRRTMTLRQRELTKNNTMENASRSTGQGPLNFLTRTFTHGDRDASNFQGRLFRGEVVKRDEDNNDDSSVDTRPPEAHSDHTEKFIGRRKSRDINPADMYRSIAMLQNRHESNDNIKGPALVIKSPAEREKEIEEQRRLQKEREEQQGQSIQFKVEPRPTKSTRSTFEPSGIRKSFTRRKRPSFFKGSQSARIIRDKLRRRSKGSDVNNVDDEEEEQDGHDADMEGSSEDDSVIESSDGQSESISAPNFDHHSSEPTLQSGGTVSAPSSLESNEIEEEDEELSDLPTGVSYYGLHSGGDPRNRLNRVMSTNYLSYEPKIGRNSTFVGLSESQKVELGGVEYRSTKVLCLLLSIYYLGFSILAMIIFAAWIQPMNNYKEIVRSQGVSPTWWGFWTGMSAFGNLGLTLTPNSMISFHKSIYTLIWMMWFIVIGNTGFPIFLRFVIWILFKLSPDLSLRKDSLGFLLDHPRRCFTMLFPKAATWWLFLILIGMNAIDLILFIILDLNTDVVKDLTAGFKVLNGLFQAVSTRTAGFAVLDLSQLHPSVQVSYMLMMYVSVMPLAISIRRTNVYEEQSLGVYGNGENQEDDGSEKNTKSFIGAHLRRQLSFDLWYMFLGLFIICICEGGKIQDPSKPSFTVFQCLFEVVSAYGTVGLSLGYPGSNQSFSGQFTTISKLVIIAMLIRGRHRGLPYTLDRAIILPSAKLKENDLLHELTHSRRPTTLGLNGSTSHDNRTTSVADSTSSIGNKHIDRFRDRSRSVWHGLTSAFSMGHQPRPHRTMTSRSLDDTITTDRMMSTQSNQSFNNESQQQTFSDGNNYPMHSMNSNHHYDNRSMTPNQYHVFRDSFDLRSGITEHKGLDGVHANTVEAFDHSNYNSNSNSNSNSNSNSKNTETSSSGPIFNHINSSTSLHSPHSTGSMQSLNSSPR comes from the coding sequence ATGATCTTCCGCAAAGTGGTACGAAATCCTACTGTTCAAAACATACAAATATACAGAAAGACTTTAGGTCATCAGATTCGTGACATTATCGAAAAGttaacaaagaaaatcGATCCTTTCGTCAAATTTATATTTCCAAACTTCATTGCATTCCATTACTTTTACATCATTGCATTTGCATTACTATGTTCTATTCTTATTTATCCCGTTAAGAACTTTGCATACATCgatattttgtttctaGCCACGGGGGCCGCAACCCAGGGTGGTTTAAACACAGTAGACTTAAATGAGCTGTCATTGTACCAACAAATTGTTCTGTATATTACTACCGCGCTAACTACCCCAATTTTCATTCATAGTGGCTTGGCATTTGTGCGGTTTTACTGGTTTGAACGATATTTTGATGGTATTCGTGATTGGTCCAAGAGAGATTTTGAGATGAGAAGGACCATGACACTGCGCCAAAGGGAACTGACCAAAAATAATACGATGGAAAATGCTTCTAGGAGTACTGGTCAAGGTCCTCTCAATTTTCTTACCAGAACTTTTACTCACGGAGATAGAGATGCTAGTAATTTTCAAGGTAGGCTTTTCAGAGGAGAAGTGGTCAAAAGAGACGAAGACAATAACGACGATAGCTCAGTCGATACAAGGCCACCGGAGGCCCATAGCGATCATACTGAGAAATTCATCGGTAGGCGGAAATCCAGAGATATCAATCCAGCTGATATGTACAGATCGATTGCCATGTTACAGAATAGGCATGAAAGTAATGATAACATAAAGGGACCAGCGCTTGTCATCAAAAGCCCAGCGGAACgggaaaaagaaatagaagaacAACGTAGATTACAAAAAGAGCGTGAGGAACAGCAAGGTCAATCTATTCAGTTTAAAGTGGAACCGCGCCCGACAAAGTCAACGAGGTCAACTTTTGAACCCTCGGGAATTAGGAAATCATTTACCCGAAGAAAGAGGCCtagcttcttcaaaggTTCCCAATCTGCCAGAATAATACGAGACAAgttgagaagaagatccaaAGGTTCTGATGTCAACAatgttgatgatgaggaagaagaacaggATGGGCATGATGCAGATATGGAAGGATCTTCTGAAGACGATAGTGTTATTGAATCTTCAGATGGACAGTCAGAGTCTATATCTGCTCCCAATTTTGACCATCACTCATCTGAGCCAACACTACAGAGTGGTGGTACAGTATCTgcaccttcttctttagaGAGTAATgaaatcgaagaagaagatgaggaaCTAAGCGATTTACCCACTGGTGTTTCTTATTATGGGCTGCATTCAGGAGGCGATCCTCGAAATAGGTTAAACAGGGTCATGAGTACAAATTATTTATCATATGAGCCtaaaattggaagaaactCAACTTTTGTTGGATTATCAGAATCGCAAAAAGTTGAATTAGGAGGGGTTGAATATAGGTCCACCAAGGTTTTATGTCTACTTTTGTCGATATATTATCTCGGTTTTAGTATTTTAGCTATGATCATATTCGCTGCGTGGATACAACCTATGAACAATtataaagaaattgttaGATCTCAAGGTGTTTCGCCAACATGGTGGGGGTTTTGGACTGGAATGAGTGCATTTGGTAATCTTGGATTAACATTGACTCCGAACTCCATGATATCATTTCACAAGTCAATATACACGTTAATTTGGATGATGTGGTTCATTGTTATTGGTAACACTGgatttccaatttttctCCGTTTCGTTATTTGGATACTTTTCAAACTAAGTCCAGATCTGTCCTTGAGAAAAGATAGTCTAGGGTTTTTATTAGACCATCCTCGTAGATGTTTCACAATGCTATTTCCTAAAGCGGCTACATGGTGGCTTTTTCTGATTCTCATTGGAATGAATGCTATTGATTTGATAttattcatcattttggatttgaataCAGATGTTGTAAAAGATCTAACTGCTGGATTCAAGGTACTTAACGGTTTATTTCAAGCTGTTAGCACAAGAACCGCAGGGTTTGCCGTGCTAGATCTAAGTCAATTGCATCCATCTGTACAGGTATCGTACATGTTAATGATGTATGTTTCTGTGATGCCCTTAGCTATTTCAATTAGAAGAACTAATGTCTACGAAGAGCAATCGCTTGGTGTTTACGGGAATGGagaaaatcaagaagatgatggGTCGGAAAAGAATACAAAAAGTTTCATTGGAGCACATTTACGTAGACAATTGTCTTTCGATCTATGGTATATGTTTTTGGGTCTCTTTATTATCTGTATCTGCGAAGGTGGGAAGATCCAAGATCCAAGCAAACCCAGTTTCACCGTTTTTCAATGTCTCTTCGAAGTTGTAAGTGCTTATGGTACCGTTGGATTGTCCCTTGGATACCCTGGCTCCAATCAATCGTTTTCAGGACAATTCACAACTATATCAAAACTAGTCATCATTGCAATGTTGATAAGAGGAAGACACAGAGGTTTGCCCTATACTTTGGATCGTGCCATCATCTTACCAAGTGcgaaattgaaggaaaatgaTTTACTCCATGAGTTGACTCACTCTAGGAGACCCACAACTTTAGGATTGAATGGATCTACATCTCATGATAACAGAACCACCTCTGTCGCTGATTCGACATCTTCGATTGGTAACAAACATATAGACCGGTTCCGTGACCGTTCACGTTCCGTATGGCACGGTTTAACCTCTGCGTTTAGTATGGGTCATCAACCACGGCCACATAGAACCATGACGTCTAGATCGTTAGATGATACCATTACAACGGACCGCATGATGTCCACGCAAAGTAACCAATCTTTTAACAATGAATCACAACAACAAACATTTTCGGATGGTAACAACTATCCAATGCACAGCATGAACTCAAACCACCATTATGACAACAGATCTATGACCCCCAACCAATATCACGTGTTTAGAGATTCCTTTGATCTGAGATCGGGTATTACTGAGCACAAAGGTTTGGATGGTGTACATGCAAATACCGTGGAAGCATTCGACCATTCGAACTATAATTCCAACAGTAATAGCAACAGTAACAGCAATTCAAACAGCAAGAATACGGAAACTTCAAGCTCAGGACCAATCTTCAATCACATCAATTCCTCTACCTCATTGCATTCACCACATTCTACAGGTTCAATGCAATCTCTGAATAGCTCACCCAGATAG
- the URA2 gene encoding bifunctional carbamoylphosphate synthetase/aspartate transcarbamylase (highly similar to uniprot|P07259 Saccharomyces cerevisiae YJL130C URA2 Multifunctional carbamoylphosphate synthetase (CPSase)-aspartate transcarbamylase (ATCase) that catalyzes the two first reactions of the pyrimidine pathway; carbamoyl-phophate synthetase, aspartate transcarbamylase, and glutamine amidotransferase) yields the protein MSIITPTAPITPPMESTGDRMITLELKDGTTLQGYSFGAETTAAGELVFQTGMVGYPESITDPSYEGQILVITFPLVGNYGVPDRKLMDEYVEGLPRYFESNRIHVAGLVIAHYTEEYSHWLAQSSLGTWLKESNVPAVYGIDSRSLTKHLREAGSMLGRFALQKPGTSFEDANSAEWMSYFETPEWVDPNVDNLVAKVSLKAPKLFVPNHPDIDLVQGPDGKTLRIVAVDVGMKYNQIRCFVKRGVELLVVPWDYDFTTEEYDGLFISNGPGNPAILQEVSDRLTKVLDAKKTPVFGICLGHQLLARASGASTLKMKFGNRGHNIPCTSTVSGRCYITSQNHGFAVDETSLTNGWKSLFTNANDGSNEGIYHSELPYFSVQFHPESTPGPRDTEFLFDVFIQSVLDFKQTGVLKQVEFPGGNIEENLAAHPREDVKKVLVLGSGGLSIGQAGEFDYSGSQAIKALKEEGIYTILINPNIATIQTSKGLADKVYFLPVTAEFVRKVILHERPDAIYVTFGGQTALSVGIEMKDEFETLGVKVLGTPIDTVITTEDRELFANAMDEINEKCAKSAAAATVAEALEAVKDIGFPVIVRAAYALGGLGSGFASNEKELVDLCNVAFASSPQVLVERSMKGWKEIEYEVVRDAFDNCITVCNMENFDPLGIHTGDSIVIAPSQTLSDEDYNMLRTTAVNVIRHLGVVGECNIQYALNPTSKEYCIIEVNARLSRSSALASKATGYPLAYTAAKLGLNIPLYEVKNSVTRSTCACFEPSLDYCVVKMPRWDLKKFTRVSTLLSSSMKSVGEVMSIGRTFEEAIQKAIRSTEYSNIGFSETDDELDIDYELSNPSDMRIFAIANAFAKFGYSIDQVWEKTNIDKWFLNKLYSLIKFSDKISSYGSKENLPALVLKQAKQLGFEDRQIAKFLNSNEVAIRRLRKEYGIIPFVKQIDTVAAEFPAHTNYLYLTYNAAAHDLDFNDHGVMVLGSGVYRIGSSVEFDWCAVTAVRTLRKNNFKTIMVNYNPETVSTDYDEADRLYFETINLERIMDIYELESSAGVVVSMGGQTSNNIAMSLHRENVKILGTSPEMIDSAENRYKFSRMLDQIDVDQPAWKELTSMDEAEDFAEKVSYPVLVRPSYVLSGAAMNTVYSKDDLESYLNQAVEVSREYPVVITKYIENAKEIEMDAVALDGELIMHVVSEHVENAGVHSGDATLIVPPQDLDPETVRRIVEATAKIGRALQITGPYNIQFIAKNNEIKVIECNVRASRSFPFISKVVGVNLIEMATKAIMGIPVTPYPVEKLPDDYVAIKVPQFSFPRLAGADPVLGVEMASTGEVAAFGHSKYEAYLKSLLATGFKLPKKNILLSIGSYKEKQELLPGVKKLYNMGYKLFATAGTADFISEHGIPVQYLEVLNEEDDEKSEYSLTQHLANNKIDLYINLPSANRFRRPASYVSKGYRTRRMAVDFSVPLVTNVKCAKLLIEALSRNMSLDVSERDAQTSHRTVTIPGLINISAYVPNISNVLLGPAELKEVTRLSVESGFTYSQIMPKSSSGPVITDAASLKVANSVVKDSAYTNFGFTVAATPNNIDTVSAVANEATSLFLPYRELSNNVPAVSEHLKHWPLDKPVIAEAKTSDLASVILLASLQNRSIHITAVSNKEDLSLVMAVKEKQSNVTCDVNIHSLFVSQDDYPEAKFLPTKEDQEFFWSNLESIDAFSIGSLPTALAAVTGNEIVTGLGIKEALPLLLSAVNDGRLTIDDIVERLHINPAKIFSIPEQNSAVEVDLDFTFRHTKRWSPYQKGGLTGGIQRVLINEETIVLSGDLVATEAKGQPILPSKFTPTTPAVAKETPLAAVGTPILGAISTSRKRFSFSNERRLSINSMDGDDEEAILDQPLEQRLMSSRPPKELSAPSVLINLIRTKNPFLRRNILSVNQFKRSDFHALFAVAQELRAGVEREGVLDVMKSRVLTTMFYEPSTRTSSSFIAAMERLGGRTVNINTSASSVKKGETLQDTIRTLACYSDAIVLRHPDEMSAHIAAKYSPVPIINGGNGSREHPTQAFLDLFTIREELGTVNGITVTFMGDLKFGRPVHSLCRLLQHYQVRINLIAPKELRLPNALRKELQDSGLLGIESETLTPEIISKSDVLYCTRVQQERFETEEDYLKLKDTYIVDNKILSHAKQQMVVMHPLPRVNEIREEVDYDHRAAYFRQMRYGLFVRMALLAMVMGVEL from the coding sequence ATGTCTATTATCACTCCTACTGCTCCTATCACCCCTCCAATGGAGTCTACTGGTGATCGTATGATTACCTTGGAATTAAAGGATGGAACTACTTTACAAGGTTACTCCTTTGGTGCCGAAACCACTGCAGCCGGTGAATTGGTTTTCCAAACTGGTATGGTCGGTTACCCAGAGTCCATCACAGATCCTTCTTATGAGGGTCAGATTTTAGTTATCACTTTCCCATTGGTTGGTAACTACGGTGTCCCTGACCGTAAATTAATGGATGAATACGTGGAAGGATTACCACGTTATTTTGAATCCAACAGAATTCATGTTGCTGGTTTAGTCATTGCTCATTACACCGAAGAATATTCTCACTGGTTAGCTCAATCTTCTTTAGGTACTTGGTTGAAAGAGAGCAACGTTCCAGCTGTCTACGGTATTGATAGCAGAAGCTTGACCAAACATTTAAGAGAAGCTGGTTCCATGTTGGGTAGATTCGCTCTACAAAAGCCCGGGACCTCTTTCGAGGATGCCAACTCTGCTGAATGGATGTCTTACTTCGAAACTCCAGAATGGGTTGATCCAAATGTTGATAATTTAGTGGCAAAGGTTTCCCTAAAGGCTCCTAAGCTTTTCGTTCCAAACCACCCAGACATCGATCTTGTTCAAGGTCCTGACGGAAAAACTTTACGAATTGTTGCCGTTGATGTGGGTATGAAGTACAACCAAATCCGTTGTTTCGTCAAGCGTGGTGTTGAATTGTTGGTTGTTCCATGGGATTACGACTTCACCACCGAAGAATATGACGGTTTGTTCATCTCTAATGGTCCTGGTAATCCAGCCATTCTGCAGGAAGTGTCCGATAGATTGACTAAAGTTTTAGATGCGAAGAAGACCCCAGTCTTCGGTATCTGTTTGGGTCATCAATTACTAGCTCGTGCTTCTGGTGCCTcaactttgaagatgaagttCGGTAACAGAGGTCACAATATTCCATGTACTTCGACTGTCTCTGGTAGATGTTATATCACTTCTCAAAACCATGGTTTCGCTGTAGATGAAACTAGTTTGACCAATGGCTGGAAATCATTGTTCACCAACGCTAACGATGGTTCCAATGAAGGGATTTATCACTCAGAGTTGCCTTACTTCTCCGTTCAATTCCATCCTGAATCTACTCCAGGTCCAAGAGACACTGAATTCTTGTTCGATGTCTTCATTCAATCTGTTCTAGATTTCAAGCAAACTGGTGTATTGAAGCAAGTTGAATTCCCAGGCGGTAACATTGAGGAGAACTTGGCTGCTCATCCTAGAGAAGATGTCAAGAAAGTTTTAGTCTTGGGTTCCGGTGGGTTATCTATTGGTCAAGCTGGTGAGTTTGATTATTCTGGTTCTCAAGCCATCAAGGctttaaaagaagaaggtatcTACACGATCTTAATTAACCCTAATATCGCTACCATTCAAACCTCTAAGGGTCTAGCTGATAAAGTGTACTTCTTGCCTGTTACCGCTGAATTCGTTAGGAAAGTAATTTTACATGAACGCCCAGATGCCATTTACGTGACATTTGGTGGTCAAACTGCTTTGTCAGTCggtattgaaatgaaagatgaaTTCGAAACTTTGGGTGTCAAGGTCTTGGGTACTCCAATCGATACTGTCATCACCACTGAGGATCGTGAACTATTTGCTAATGCCATGGACGAAATTAATGAGAAATGTGCTAAgtctgctgctgctgccaCTGTTGCGGAAGCTCTAGAGGCTGTCAAGGATATCGGATTCCCCGTCATTGTTCGTGCAGCTTACGCTTTAGGTGGTCTAGGTTCCGGGTTTGCTTcgaatgaaaaagaattggtCGACTTGTGTAACGTTGCCTTTGCTTCTTCCCCTCAAGTTTTGGTTGAAAGATCCATGAAAGGTTGGAAAGAAATCGAGTACGAAGTTGTTCGTGATGCTTTCGACAATTGTATCACTGTCTGTAATATGGAAAACTTTGATCCTCTAGGTATTCACACTGGTGATTCCATTGTCATTGCGCCATCCCAAACCCTATCAGACGAGGATTACAATATGTTAAGAACTACCGCAGTTAACGTCATTAGACATCTAGGTGTTGTTGGTGAATGTAACATCCAATATGCATTAAATCCAActtcaaaagaatactGTATCATTGAAGTCAATGCTCGTCTATCTCGTTCCTCTGCCCTAGCTTCAAAGGCCACTGGTTACCCATTAGCTTATACCGCAGCTAAGTTGGGTTTAAACATTCCTTTATACGAAGTCAAGAACTCGGTCACTCGTTCTACCTGTGCTTGTTTCGAACCCTCTTTAGATTACTGTGTTGTTAAGATGCCAAGATGGGACTTGAAGAAGTTCACTCGTGTCTCAACTCTGCTTTCTTCCTCAATGAAATCTGTTGGTGAGGTCATGAGCATCGGTAGAACTTTCGAAGAGGCGATTCAAAAAGCTATCAGATCTACTGAATACTCTAATATTGGTTTCAGTGAaactgatgatgaacttGATATCGACTATGAGTTAAGTAATCCTTCTGATATGAGAATTTTTGCCATTGCTAATGCATTTGCTAAATTTGGTTATTCTATCGATCAAGTTTGGGAGAAAACCAATATTGATAAATGgttcttgaacaaactATATAGCTTGATCAAATTTTCAGACAAGATCAGTTCTTATGGGTCCAAGGAGAACCTACCAGCGTTGGTTTTGAAGCAAGCCAAGCAATTAGGTTTCGAAGACAGACAAATTGctaaatttttgaattcGAATGAAGTTGCTATTCGTCGTCTAAGAAAAGAATACGGCATTATTCCATTTGTAAAGCAAATTGATACTGTTGCTGCGGAATTCCCAGCACACACAAACTATTTGTATCTAACATACAATGCAGCTGCTCACGATTTGGACTTCAATGACCACGGTGTTATGGTTTTGGGTTCGGGTGTTTACCGTATTGGTTCTTCTGTTGAGTTCGATTGGTGTGCTGTTACCGCTGTTAGAACTTTGCGTAAAAATAACTTCAAAACAATCATGGTTAATTACAACCCTGAAACAGTTTCTACCGATTATGATGAGGCTGACAGACTTTACTTCGAAACTATTAACTTAGAAAGAATTATGGATATTTACGAATTGGAAAGCTCTGCTggtgttgttgtttctATGGGTGGTCAAACTTCCAACAATATTGCCATGTCTTTACACCGTGAAAATGTTAAGATCCTAGGTACTTCTCCAGAGATGATCGATTCTGCTGAAAACCGTTATAAGTTCTCACGTATGTTGGATCAAATCGATGTTGACCAACCTGcttggaaagaattgaCTTCCATGGATGAGGCCGAGGATTTTGCTGAAAAAGTAAGCTATCCTGTTTTAGTCAGACCTTCCTACGTCTTATCAGGTGCCGCAATGAATACAGTCTATTCTAAGGATGACTTGGAATCTTATTTGAACCAGGCCGTGGAAGTTTCTCGTGAATATCCAGTTGTTATCACcaaatatattgaaaatgctaaGGAAATCGAAATGGACGCAGTTGCCTTAGACGGTGAATTGATTATGCATGTCGTTTCTGAGCATGTTGAAAACGCAGGTGTTCACTCTGGTGACGCTACACTAATTGTTCCTCCTCAAGATTTAGACCCTGAAACAGTTCGTAGAATCGTTGAAGCCACTGCCAAAATCGGTAGAGCATTGCAGATTACTGGTCCATATAACATTCAATTTATTGCTAAGAACAACGAAATTAAGGTTATTGAATGTAACGTTAGAGCATCTCGTTCGTTCCCATTCATCTCGAAAGTTGTTGGTGTTAACTTGATTGAAATGGCCACTAAGGCCATTATGGGCATTCCTGTAACCCCTTACCCAGTGGAGAAACTTCCTGATGACTACGTAGCAATCAAAGTTCCTCAATTCTCTTTCCCACGTTTGGCTGGTGCAGATCCAGTTCTCGGAGTTGAAATGGCCTCAACTGGTGAAGTTGCTGCTTTCGGCCATTCTAAATATGAAGCTTACTTGAAGTCCTTGTTGGCAACTGGCTTCAAattaccaaagaaaaacattCTATTATCCATCGGTTCATACaaggaaaaacaagaattgCTACCAGGAGTGAAGAAGTTATACAATATGGGTTACAAGTTGTTTGCCACTGCCGGTACCGCagatttcatttctgaACATGGAATTCCAGTTCAATACTTGGAAGTATTGAAcgaagaagacgatgaaaaGTCCGAATATTCTTTGACACAACATCTAGCCAACAACAAGATTGATTTGTATATCAACCTACCATCTGCTAATAGGTTCCGTCGTCCTGCATCTTATGTTTCGAAGGGTTATAGAACTCGTCGTATGGCTGTTGATTTTTCTGTTCCATTAGTAACAAACGTCAAATGTGCCAAACTTTTGATTGAAGCCCTATCCAGAAATATGTCACTAGATGTTTCCGAACGTGATGCCCAAACTTCTCACAGAACTGTGACCATCCCTGGTTTGATAAACATCTCTGCTTATGTTCCAAATATCTCTAACGTTTTGTTAGGTCCAGCAGAGCTCAAGGAAGTAACCCGTCTTTCTGTTGAATCTGGTTTCACTTACTCACAGATTATGCCAAAGTCTTCTAGTGGACCAGTTATTACGGATGCTGCTTCTTTGAAGGTTGCCAACTCAGTTGTTAAAGACTCTGCTTACACAAACTTTGGTTTCACTGTTGCGGCTACTCCAAACAATATTGACACCGTCTCCGCTGTTGCTAACGAGGCTACCTCTTTGTTCTTGCCATATCGCGAGCTTTCAAACAACGTTCCAGCCGTTTCTGAGCACCTAAAACATTGGCCACTAGATAAACCAGTGATTGCTGAAGCCAAGACATCTGACTTAGCTTCGGTGATTTTGTTAGCCTCTTTGCAGAACAGATCTATTCATATTACTGCTGTTTccaacaaagaagatttgtCCTTGGTTATGGCTGTTAAGGAGAAACAATCCAACGTTACCTGTGATGTCAATATTCATTCCTTGTTCGTTTCTCAGGATGACTATCCAGAAGCTAAATTCCTCCCAACCAAAGAAGACCAAGAATTCTTCTGGTCCAACTTGGAATCAATTGATGCTTTCTCTATCGGTTCATTACCAACTGCTCTTGCTGCGGTTACTGGTAACGAAATTGTTACTGGTCTCGGTATTAAGGAAGCTCTACCATTGTTATTGTCTGCTGTTAATGATGGAAGGTTGACCATTGATGATATCGTTGAACGTTTGCATATCAATCCAGCTAAGATTTTCAGCATTCCTGAGCAAAACTCCGCTGTTGAAGTTGATTTGGACTTCACGTTCAGACATACCAAAAGATGGTCTCCTTATCAAAAAGGGGGATTGACTGGTGGTATTCAACGTGTGTTGATCAATGAAGAGACAATTGTTTTATCTGGTGACTTAGTCGCTACTGAAGCCAAGGGCCAACCAATCCTACCATCCAAGTTTACTCCAACTACTCCGGCAGTAGCAAAGGAAACTCCACTGGCTGCAGTCGGAACTCCAATTTTGGGGGCCATCTCTacatcaagaaagagattctctttctctaatGAAAGAAGGCTATCCATCAATTCTATggatggtgatgatgaagaagccATCTTGGATCAACCATTGGAACAAAGACTTATGTCCTCCAGACCACCTAAAGAGCTCTCCGCTCCAAGTgttttgatcaatttgatCCGCACAAAGAATCCATTCTTGAGAAGAAACATTCTATCAGTTAACCAATTCAAGCGTTCTGATTTCCATGCTCTCTTCGCAGTTGCTCAAGAGCTCAGAGCTGGTGTTGAAAGGGAAGGTGTTTTGGACGTCATGAAGAGCCGTGTTTTGACTACAATGTTCTACGAACCATCAACCCGtacatcatcttcattcaTTGCTGCTATGGAACGTTTAGGTGGTAGAACTGTCAACATTAACACTTCTGCATCTTCTGTTAAGAAGGGTGAAACATTGCAAGATACCATCAGAACATTAGCCTGTTACTCTGATGCAATTGTCTTGAGACATCCAGACGAAATGTCTGCCCACATTGCTGCCAAGTACTCACCTGTTCCTATCATCAACGGTGGTAACGGTTCTCGTGAACATCCAACTCAAGCCTTCTTGGATCTATTCACTATTCGTGAAGAATTGGGTACTGTCAACGGTATCACTGTTACCTTTATGGGTGACTTGAAGTTCGGTAGACCAGTTCACTCCTTGTGTCGTTTGCTACAACATTACCAAGTTAGAATTAACTTGATCGCTCCTAAGGAATTGAGGTTGCCTAATGCCTTGCGTAAAGAATTGCAAGATTCTGGCTTATTAGGTATTGAAAGTGAAACACTAACACCTGAAATCATTTCCAAATCCGATGTGTTGTACTGTACAAGAGTGCAACAAGAAAGGTTCGAAACCGAGGAAGATTACTTGAAGCTCAAGGACACTTACATTGTTGACAATAAGATCTTGTCTCATGCTAAACAACAGATGGTGGTCATGCACCCACTACCTCGTGTTAATGAGATTCGTGAAGAGGTTGACTACGATCATCGTGCAGCTTACTTCAGACAAATGAGATATGGTTTGTTTGTCAGAATGGCATTGTTAGCCATGGTTATGGGTGTTGAATTATAA